The following coding sequences are from one Ancylobacter sp. TS-1 window:
- a CDS encoding DUF983 domain-containing protein: protein MKSLPARAVGPAFVNGFRMRCPACGQGALYASYLKVNEHCPACGEEMWHHRADDAPPYMVITIVGHIIVPLLLAVEMALHPALWLHLIVWLPLTLILSLALLPPVKGALIGYQWALRMHGFDPADPEREDLPPSRRDEAALAPAPAALKSS, encoded by the coding sequence ATGAAGAGCTTGCCCGCGCGGGCCGTCGGCCCCGCCTTCGTCAACGGTTTCCGCATGCGCTGCCCGGCCTGCGGCCAGGGCGCGCTCTATGCGTCCTATCTGAAGGTGAACGAGCACTGCCCCGCCTGCGGCGAGGAAATGTGGCACCACCGCGCCGACGACGCCCCGCCCTACATGGTCATCACCATTGTCGGCCACATCATCGTGCCGCTGCTGCTGGCGGTGGAGATGGCGCTGCACCCGGCGCTGTGGCTCCATCTGATCGTCTGGCTGCCGCTGACGCTCATCCTCTCGCTGGCGCTGCTGCCGCCGGTGAAGGGCGCGCTCATCGGCTACCAGTGGGCGCTGCGCATGCATGGCTTCGACCCCGCCGATCCGGAACGCGAAGACCTGCCGCCCAGCCGCCGCGACGAGGCGGCGCTGGCGCCCGCGCCCGCCGCCCTCAAATCCTCCTGA
- a CDS encoding DNA polymerase IV, whose amino-acid sequence MPRLPAFCRDCLNDAGEAPRCLHCGSPRVLRHIELNALHVAHIDCDAFYAAVEKRDDPSLRDVPVIIGGGKRGVVSTACYLARVKGVRSAMPMFKALALCPEAVVVKPNMAKYVAVGRQIRERFLSLTPLVEPLSIDEAFLDLAGTERLHGVSPARALARLARSIEAEIGVTISVGLAPNKFLAKIASELDKPRGFAVIGGAEAVAFLAPRSVGTIWGVGKATQERLAREGFRLIADLQAADEVTLMRRFGNEGLRLARLARGIDDRPVNPERETKSVSTETTFDTDIADFRALEQELYRLTRKLSDRLKAAGFAGRTVTLKLKTSDFRLITRARSLEDPTRLAHRIFDHARELLAREADGRHFRLIGVGVSELSDPALADPADLIDTQATKRGLAELATDTLRARFGKEIIDRGIALDAPRRRGAEQPHRNQPDETSAPDDTGAPTSRTLPSAAPRRK is encoded by the coding sequence ATGCCACGGCTTCCGGCCTTCTGCCGCGACTGCCTGAATGATGCGGGCGAGGCGCCGCGCTGCCTGCATTGCGGCAGCCCGCGCGTGCTGCGTCACATCGAGCTGAACGCGCTCCACGTCGCCCATATCGACTGCGACGCCTTCTACGCGGCGGTGGAGAAGCGCGACGACCCGTCCCTGCGCGATGTGCCGGTCATCATCGGCGGCGGTAAGCGCGGCGTGGTCTCGACCGCCTGCTACCTCGCCCGCGTGAAGGGCGTGCGCTCGGCCATGCCGATGTTCAAGGCACTGGCGCTGTGTCCCGAAGCGGTGGTGGTGAAGCCCAACATGGCGAAATACGTCGCCGTCGGCCGCCAGATCCGGGAACGTTTCCTCAGCCTGACGCCCCTGGTCGAGCCGCTCTCCATCGACGAGGCATTCCTGGATCTTGCCGGCACGGAGCGCCTGCACGGCGTGAGCCCCGCCCGCGCGCTCGCCCGGCTGGCGCGGTCCATCGAGGCCGAGATCGGCGTGACCATCTCGGTGGGGCTGGCGCCGAACAAGTTTCTCGCCAAGATCGCCTCGGAACTCGACAAGCCGCGCGGCTTCGCCGTCATCGGCGGTGCGGAAGCCGTCGCCTTTCTCGCCCCGCGCAGCGTCGGCACCATCTGGGGTGTCGGCAAGGCGACCCAGGAGCGCCTCGCCCGCGAGGGCTTCCGGCTGATCGCCGACCTTCAGGCAGCGGACGAGGTGACGCTCATGCGGCGCTTCGGCAATGAGGGGCTGCGCCTCGCCCGCCTCGCGCGCGGCATCGACGACCGGCCGGTCAATCCCGAGCGCGAAACCAAGAGCGTCTCGACGGAGACCACCTTCGACACCGACATCGCCGATTTCCGCGCGCTGGAGCAGGAGCTTTACCGGCTGACGCGCAAGCTCTCCGACCGCCTCAAGGCGGCGGGGTTCGCCGGCCGCACGGTGACGCTCAAGCTGAAGACCTCCGATTTCCGCCTCATCACCCGCGCGCGCTCGCTGGAGGACCCGACCCGCCTCGCCCACCGCATTTTCGACCATGCCCGCGAATTGCTGGCGCGGGAGGCGGACGGGCGGCACTTCCGGCTGATCGGCGTCGGGGTCTCGGAGCTGAGCGATCCGGCCCTCGCCGACCCCGCCGACCTGATCGACACGCAGGCGACCAAGCGCGGGCTGGCCGAACTCGCCACCGACACGCTGCGCGCGCGCTTCGGCAAGGAGATCATCGACCGGGGGATCGCGCTCGACGCCCCGCGACGGCGCGGCGCCGAGCAGCCGCACCGCAACCAGCCGGACGAGACCTCGGCTCCCGACGATACGGGCGCGCCTACTTCGCGCACTCTTCCTTCGGCAGCGCCTCGTAGGAAGTGA
- a CDS encoding HIT family protein — protein sequence MTYDPGNIFAKILRGELPAFKVYEDEKVFAFLDIFPRAPGHTLVIPKAPTRNLLDVAPEDLAAVAAAAQRIAQAQVKAFGAEGITVTQHNEPAGGQEVFHLHVHVIPRQSGVELRAPLSYKETPEVLAEQAAALTAALEG from the coding sequence ATGACCTACGATCCCGGCAACATCTTCGCCAAGATTCTGCGCGGCGAGCTGCCCGCCTTCAAGGTCTATGAGGATGAGAAGGTGTTCGCCTTTCTCGACATCTTCCCGCGCGCGCCTGGCCACACGCTGGTGATCCCGAAGGCGCCCACCCGCAACCTGCTCGACGTCGCGCCGGAGGATTTGGCGGCGGTCGCCGCTGCCGCCCAGCGCATCGCACAGGCGCAGGTGAAGGCGTTCGGTGCCGAGGGCATCACCGTGACCCAGCACAACGAGCCCGCCGGCGGGCAGGAAGTGTTTCACCTGCATGTCCATGTAATCCCGCGCCAGAGCGGCGTCGAGCTGCGCGCGCCGCTCTCCTACAAGGAAACGCCGGAAGTTCTGGCCGAGCAGGCGGCCGCGCTTACGGCGGCGCTGGAGGGCTGA
- a CDS encoding AzlD domain-containing protein has translation MSGLSEFTAVLIVIFIGFLPNEVWRVLGVLFGRRIDEDSAGMRWVTAVATALLAAVVARLVLVPSGALVALPLWLRVGAVAGGIAGFLAVRRSVLAGVLVAEAILVVGAWWLGVA, from the coding sequence ATGAGCGGCCTGAGCGAGTTCACCGCCGTGCTGATCGTGATCTTCATCGGCTTCCTGCCGAACGAGGTCTGGCGCGTGCTGGGCGTGCTGTTCGGCCGGCGCATCGACGAGGACAGCGCCGGCATGCGCTGGGTGACGGCGGTGGCGACGGCGCTGCTTGCCGCCGTGGTGGCCCGCCTCGTGCTGGTGCCGAGCGGCGCACTGGTGGCGCTGCCGCTCTGGCTGCGCGTCGGCGCGGTGGCCGGCGGCATCGCCGGCTTCCTCGCGGTGCGCCGCTCCGTGCTGGCCGGCGTGCTGGTGGCCGAGGCGATCCTCGTCGTCGGCGCCTGGTGGCTCGGCGTGGCGTGA
- a CDS encoding GNAT family N-acetyltransferase, whose translation MPDENFRLRVESEIRALSPDAWDGCANPGASHPTSETPPKPLIDEVRAVREQHRAVPEAGCAAVQQRPANPFVSHAFLSALEESGAVSAQTGWLPQHLVLEDPEGRIVGVCPAYLKSHSQGEYVFDHGWAEAFERAGGRYYPKLQVAVPFTPATGPRLLAAPGADAATVRAALAGGLVALAGLRQVSSVHATFLTDADAQALEAEGFLPRTDQQFHWHNRGYDDFEAFLGDLASRKRKQIRRERREALDNGITVHALTGADLTEEVWDAFFAFYMETGSRKWGRPYLNRDFYRLIGERMADRILLVMAKRGGRWIAGAINFIGADTLYGRHWGAIEHHPFLHFEVCYHQAIDFAIARGLSTVEAGAQGEHKLARGYMPVTTHSAHYIADPQFRAAVAHYLERERRYIAETGEELSELGPFRHAGTRADDEP comes from the coding sequence ATGCCTGACGAGAATTTCCGCCTCCGCGTCGAGAGCGAAATCCGCGCGCTGTCGCCCGATGCCTGGGATGGCTGCGCCAACCCCGGCGCCTCGCACCCTACATCAGAAACTCCCCCTAAGCCTTTGATAGATGAAGTTCGCGCCGTGCGTGAACAACATCGCGCGGTGCCTGAGGCGGGTTGCGCGGCGGTTCAGCAGCGCCCTGCCAATCCCTTCGTCAGCCACGCCTTTCTCTCCGCGCTGGAAGAGTCCGGCGCGGTGTCGGCGCAGACCGGATGGCTGCCGCAGCACCTCGTTCTGGAAGACCCCGAAGGCCGCATCGTCGGCGTCTGCCCCGCCTATCTCAAGTCGCATTCGCAGGGCGAATACGTGTTCGACCATGGCTGGGCGGAAGCCTTCGAGCGTGCCGGCGGGCGCTATTACCCCAAGCTCCAGGTGGCGGTGCCGTTCACCCCCGCAACCGGCCCTCGCCTGCTGGCCGCGCCCGGCGCCGACGCGGCGACGGTGCGCGCAGCGCTGGCCGGCGGCCTCGTGGCGCTGGCCGGGCTGCGCCAGGTCTCCTCGGTTCACGCCACCTTCCTGACCGACGCCGATGCGCAGGCGCTGGAAGCGGAAGGCTTCCTGCCGCGCACCGACCAGCAGTTCCACTGGCACAATCGCGGCTACGACGATTTCGAGGCGTTCCTCGGCGATCTCGCCTCGCGCAAGCGCAAGCAGATACGGCGCGAGCGGCGCGAGGCACTGGATAACGGAATCACCGTCCACGCGCTCACCGGCGCCGATCTGACGGAAGAGGTGTGGGACGCCTTCTTCGCCTTCTACATGGAGACCGGCTCGCGCAAATGGGGCCGCCCCTATCTCAACCGCGACTTCTACCGCCTGATCGGCGAGCGGATGGCGGACCGCATCCTTCTCGTCATGGCCAAGCGTGGCGGACGCTGGATCGCCGGCGCCATCAACTTCATCGGCGCGGATACGCTTTATGGCCGGCACTGGGGCGCGATCGAGCACCATCCGTTCCTGCATTTCGAGGTCTGCTACCATCAGGCCATCGACTTCGCCATCGCGCGCGGTCTCTCGACCGTGGAGGCCGGCGCGCAGGGCGAGCACAAGCTGGCGCGCGGCTACATGCCGGTCACGACGCACTCGGCGCACTACATCGCCGATCCGCAGTTCCGCGCCGCCGTCGCCCATTATCTCGAGCGCGAGCGCCGCTACATCGCCGAGACGGGCGAGGAACTGAGCGAACTCGGGCCGTTCCGCCATGCCGGCACCCGGGCCGACGACGAACCGTGA
- a CDS encoding response regulator: MPKTILIVEDNELNMKLFNDLLEAHGYSTVGTRNGIDVLGLARRHRPDLILMDIQLPEVSGLDVTRALKADPELKSIPVIAVTAFAMKGDEERIREGGCEAYLSKPISVGKFLETVRQFVPVG, from the coding sequence ATGCCCAAGACCATTCTGATCGTTGAGGATAACGAGCTTAACATGAAGCTCTTCAACGATCTGCTCGAAGCGCATGGCTACAGCACGGTCGGCACCCGCAACGGCATCGATGTGCTGGGGCTCGCGCGCCGCCACCGGCCTGATCTGATCCTGATGGACATCCAGCTTCCCGAAGTGTCGGGCCTCGACGTCACCCGGGCGCTGAAGGCGGACCCGGAGCTGAAGTCGATCCCGGTCATCGCGGTGACGGCCTTCGCCATGAAGGGCGACGAGGAACGCATCCGCGAGGGCGGCTGCGAGGCCTATCTGTCCAAGCCCATCTCGGTCGGCAAGTTCCTCGAAACGGTCCGGCAGTTCGTCCCGGTCGGCTGA
- a CDS encoding glycerophosphodiester phosphodiesterase family protein: protein MVLQPNAPAWLTACPVAHRALHDAARGVIENTPSAVDAALARGYAIEVDIQLSADGEALVFHDDTLERLTTATGPAAALTAAALKALDLRDTGDRMMTLGELLARVGGRVPLVIELKSRFDGDTAVAARAAEILAGYDGPAALMSFDPDLVAAVRRLAPHIPRGITMEHRYDDPEWDFLSPATKFAWGNLLHFPRTRPDFVAHYVRELPSTAVSLARHAVALPLLTWTVRTPEDRAVAARHADQMIFEGFLP, encoded by the coding sequence ATGGTGCTCCAGCCCAACGCTCCCGCCTGGCTGACGGCGTGCCCGGTCGCCCACCGCGCGCTGCACGATGCCGCGCGCGGCGTGATCGAGAACACGCCGTCCGCCGTGGATGCGGCGCTGGCGCGCGGCTACGCCATCGAGGTCGACATCCAGCTTTCCGCCGATGGCGAGGCGCTGGTGTTCCATGACGACACGCTGGAGCGGCTGACCACCGCCACCGGGCCGGCGGCGGCGCTGACCGCCGCCGCGCTCAAGGCGCTCGACCTGCGCGACACCGGCGACCGCATGATGACGCTGGGCGAGCTTCTCGCCCGCGTCGGCGGGCGGGTGCCGCTGGTCATCGAGCTGAAAAGCCGCTTCGACGGCGACACCGCCGTCGCCGCCCGCGCCGCCGAGATATTGGCCGGCTATGACGGGCCGGCGGCGCTGATGTCGTTCGATCCCGATCTCGTCGCGGCGGTGCGCCGCCTCGCCCCGCACATCCCGCGCGGCATCACCATGGAACACCGCTACGACGATCCCGAATGGGATTTCCTTTCCCCCGCGACCAAGTTCGCCTGGGGCAACCTGCTGCATTTCCCGCGCACGCGGCCGGATTTCGTGGCCCATTACGTCCGGGAGCTGCCGTCGACGGCAGTCTCGCTGGCCCGCCACGCCGTCGCGCTGCCGCTGCTGACCTGGACGGTGCGTACGCCCGAGGACCGCGCGGTTGCCGCGCGGCATGCCGACCAGATGATCTTCGAGGGCTTCCTGCCCTGA
- a CDS encoding AzlC family ABC transporter permease — translation MYWFLRGLAASLHVPGIVLIVTFVGFGGLLHDLGFPVGAGLLSTVLVWALPAQVILVGGLAAGSSLPALALAVCLSGVRLLPMVVSLMPLMRGPRPSLWRELVCAHFVAVTMWVEGFRLLPKVDPDGRPAFATGLGLGLSVLSMFGTGVGFFLSHTLPGPLAVALLLLTPISFTILLVRNARHTVDWLAIGLGTAIIPLAAGSPGGLDLFWAGVGGGTLAFLIDRYRPRRAP, via the coding sequence GTGTACTGGTTCCTGCGCGGCCTCGCGGCCTCGCTTCATGTCCCGGGCATCGTGCTCATCGTGACGTTCGTCGGCTTTGGCGGGCTCTTGCACGATCTCGGCTTTCCCGTCGGGGCGGGGCTTCTCTCGACCGTGCTGGTCTGGGCCCTGCCGGCGCAGGTGATCCTCGTTGGCGGCCTCGCGGCGGGCAGCTCGCTGCCGGCGTTGGCGCTGGCGGTGTGCCTGTCGGGGGTGCGGCTGCTGCCGATGGTCGTGTCGCTCATGCCGCTGATGCGCGGACCGCGCCCCAGCCTGTGGCGGGAGCTGGTCTGCGCCCATTTCGTCGCGGTGACGATGTGGGTGGAGGGTTTCCGCCTGCTGCCGAAGGTGGATCCCGACGGCCGCCCGGCCTTCGCGACCGGACTCGGGCTCGGGCTGTCGGTCCTCTCCATGTTCGGCACCGGGGTCGGCTTCTTTCTCAGCCACACGCTGCCCGGGCCGCTGGCGGTGGCGCTGCTTCTGCTGACGCCGATTTCCTTCACCATCCTGCTCGTGCGCAATGCGCGCCACACGGTGGACTGGCTCGCCATCGGGCTCGGTACCGCCATCATACCGCTGGCGGCGGGTTCGCCGGGCGGGCTCGACCTGTTCTGGGCCGGTGTGGGTGGGGGAACGCTGGCCTTCCTGATCGACCGCTATCGCCCGAGGCGCGCGCCATGA
- a CDS encoding NUDIX hydrolase, producing the protein MSLTDVSERFALETRDAVHPVIRPVDAAALILVDRSRRTPRLLLGRRNPALRFMPGMFVFPGGRVDAGDRSVPVYGMLDAESERRLLARVTRPSAARARALALAAIRETFEETGLLIGTREAGTPERLPVAWSAFAEAGLFPNLEALTFVARAVTPPRLSRRFDTRFFMADVSNVAHTVEGIVGPDAEFVEAGWFTLDEARKAPVPHITAAMIEEIDARLKGGNRPWQPVPFYFTRRGRVFREALA; encoded by the coding sequence ATGTCCCTTACCGACGTCTCCGAACGCTTCGCCCTCGAGACGCGCGACGCGGTGCATCCGGTCATCCGGCCGGTCGACGCCGCCGCGCTGATCCTCGTCGACCGCTCGCGCCGCACCCCGCGCCTGCTGCTGGGACGGCGCAATCCCGCGCTGCGCTTCATGCCGGGCATGTTCGTCTTTCCGGGCGGGCGGGTCGATGCCGGCGACCGCAGCGTGCCCGTCTACGGCATGCTCGACGCGGAGAGCGAGCGCCGCCTGCTCGCCCGCGTCACCCGGCCCAGCGCCGCCCGCGCGCGGGCGCTGGCGCTCGCCGCCATACGCGAGACCTTCGAGGAAACCGGGCTGCTGATCGGCACGCGCGAGGCCGGCACGCCCGAGCGCCTGCCCGTGGCATGGAGCGCCTTCGCCGAGGCGGGCCTGTTCCCCAATCTCGAGGCGCTGACCTTCGTCGCCCGCGCCGTCACGCCGCCGCGCCTGTCCCGCCGCTTCGACACCCGCTTCTTCATGGCGGACGTCTCCAACGTCGCCCACACGGTGGAGGGCATCGTCGGGCCGGACGCCGAGTTCGTCGAGGCTGGCTGGTTCACGCTCGACGAGGCGCGGAAGGCGCCTGTGCCGCACATAACGGCGGCGATGATCGAGGAGATCGACGCCCGGCTGAAGGGCGGCAACCGGCCGTGGCAGCCGGTGCCGTTCTACTTCACGCGGCGCGGCCGCGTGTTCCGCGAGGCGCTGGCCTGA
- a CDS encoding cell envelope integrity EipB family protein yields the protein MPFVRSSSAVAALVLLSGSALPAAAIQLTPHRATYEISLDGTKPANRVAGAEGRIVYEMRGNPCAGYSVQLRQNTDLLTEGGRVNSAVSTATWEDGEGNAYRFRVTNTLNGETPDEADGVAERRDGRLVVKATKPEQDERQLGSNIMLPTQHVLRLIAAAEKGDSVLDAKVFDGSPDAKKVYDTLSVIGRGVSDAKGLEDAATTADLAGRTRYPVTISYYERGATSQTPDYIISFDMFDNGVSRNLKLDYGEFALRGKLTSYEALPKEECAK from the coding sequence ATGCCTTTCGTCCGATCCTCAAGTGCCGTCGCCGCCCTTGTCCTGCTCTCCGGCTCGGCCCTGCCGGCCGCCGCCATCCAATTGACGCCGCACCGGGCGACCTACGAGATTTCCCTGGACGGCACCAAGCCGGCCAACCGGGTCGCGGGCGCCGAGGGGCGGATCGTCTACGAAATGCGCGGCAACCCCTGCGCGGGTTACTCGGTGCAGCTACGCCAGAACACGGATCTTCTGACCGAGGGCGGACGGGTCAACAGCGCGGTCTCGACCGCGACCTGGGAGGATGGCGAGGGCAATGCCTATCGTTTCCGCGTCACCAACACGCTGAATGGCGAGACGCCCGACGAGGCCGACGGCGTGGCCGAGCGCCGGGACGGCCGGCTGGTGGTCAAGGCGACCAAGCCGGAGCAGGACGAGCGCCAGCTCGGCTCCAACATCATGCTGCCGACCCAGCACGTGCTGCGCCTGATCGCCGCCGCCGAAAAGGGCGACTCGGTGCTCGACGCCAAGGTCTTCGACGGCTCGCCGGACGCCAAGAAGGTCTATGACACGCTCTCGGTGATCGGGCGCGGTGTGAGCGACGCGAAGGGGCTGGAAGACGCGGCCACCACCGCCGACCTGGCCGGCCGCACCCGCTATCCGGTGACGATCAGCTATTACGAGCGCGGCGCCACCAGCCAGACGCCGGACTACATCATCAGCTTCGACATGTTCGACAACGGCGTGAGCCGGAACCTGAAGCTGGACTATGGCGAGTTCGCCCTGCGTGGGAAGCTCACTTCCTACGAGGCGCTGCCGAAGGAAGAGTGCGCGAAGTAG
- a CDS encoding MFS transporter has translation MHAPAARSGTNIASIAAAIGAISAVGFGLALSIPLLAFELHDRGISSTWIGINTAMGGIATIAVAPFLPNLVRRLGAGPLLFAAILSAAASLLAFKVTESFALWFPLRFIFGAALCVLFVVSEFWINAAAPNDRRGLVIGIYGTVLSMGFAGGPAVLSLVGTHGWAPYLVGAALFALAAVPVMIGAAGAPAIEKESSGGVWALMLVAPAATLAAFIFGAVETGMINFLPLYGLRRGLDEGQAALLLTIAELGNVGLQLPLGLLSDRVDRRRLLLVCGSIGVVGSFLIPHLAIDGWAMWMTVFLTTGIVAGLYTVGLALLGARFNGAALATANAAFVMLYSIGLTVGPTAVGGGMQILEPHGFAWSIGAFLLVYVLVVAGQIWRDR, from the coding sequence ATGCATGCCCCCGCCGCCCGCAGCGGCACGAACATCGCGTCCATCGCCGCGGCCATCGGCGCCATATCCGCGGTCGGGTTCGGCCTCGCGCTGTCCATCCCCCTGCTCGCCTTCGAACTGCACGATCGCGGCATCTCCAGCACCTGGATCGGCATCAACACCGCGATGGGCGGCATCGCCACCATCGCGGTCGCCCCCTTCCTGCCGAATCTCGTGCGGCGGCTCGGCGCGGGGCCGCTGCTGTTCGCCGCCATCCTCAGCGCGGCGGCGAGCCTGCTGGCGTTCAAGGTCACGGAATCGTTCGCGCTCTGGTTCCCGCTGCGCTTCATCTTCGGCGCGGCGCTGTGCGTGCTGTTCGTGGTCAGCGAGTTCTGGATCAACGCGGCGGCCCCCAACGACCGGCGCGGCCTCGTCATCGGCATCTACGGAACCGTGCTGTCCATGGGCTTCGCCGGCGGGCCGGCGGTGCTGAGCCTCGTCGGCACGCATGGCTGGGCGCCCTATCTGGTGGGCGCCGCCCTGTTCGCCCTCGCGGCCGTCCCGGTGATGATCGGGGCCGCAGGGGCACCGGCCATCGAGAAGGAAAGCTCGGGCGGCGTCTGGGCGCTGATGCTGGTTGCGCCGGCGGCCACGCTCGCCGCCTTCATCTTCGGCGCGGTGGAAACCGGCATGATCAACTTCCTGCCGCTCTACGGCCTGCGGCGCGGGCTCGACGAGGGACAGGCCGCGCTGCTGCTTACCATTGCCGAGCTGGGCAATGTCGGGTTGCAGCTTCCGCTCGGGCTGCTGAGCGACCGCGTCGACCGGCGCCGGCTGCTGCTCGTCTGCGGCAGCATCGGCGTGGTCGGCTCGTTCCTGATTCCACATCTGGCCATCGACGGCTGGGCGATGTGGATGACGGTGTTTCTCACCACGGGAATCGTTGCCGGCCTGTACACGGTCGGCCTCGCTTTGCTCGGCGCCCGCTTCAACGGCGCCGCTCTCGCCACCGCCAACGCCGCCTTCGTCATGCTCTATTCCATCGGCCTCACCGTCGGGCCGACGGCGGTAGGCGGCGGCATGCAGATCCTGGAACCGCACGGCTTCGCCTGGTCGATCGGCGCGTTCCTGCTGGTCTATGTACTGGTGGTCGCCGGGCAGATTTGGCGCGATCGCTGA
- a CDS encoding RidA family protein, with product MSGTVDAKLAALGIVIPAATAPAANYVPTVTSGNLLWISGQISVADGKFMAGKLNSEADIEAGRAAARQCGINLIAQMKAALGDLDRVKRVVKLVGFVNSAPDFTDQPKVVNGASDLFVEVFGDAGRHARSAVGVAALPFNVSVEVEAVVEFA from the coding sequence ATGTCTGGAACGGTTGACGCCAAGCTCGCGGCCCTCGGCATCGTCATACCCGCCGCCACCGCGCCGGCGGCGAACTATGTGCCGACAGTCACCAGCGGCAATCTGTTGTGGATCTCCGGCCAGATCTCGGTGGCCGACGGCAAGTTCATGGCCGGCAAGCTCAACAGCGAGGCCGATATCGAGGCCGGCCGCGCCGCCGCGCGCCAGTGCGGCATCAACCTGATCGCCCAGATGAAGGCGGCGCTCGGCGATCTCGACCGGGTGAAGCGGGTGGTGAAGCTGGTTGGCTTCGTCAATTCCGCCCCTGACTTCACCGACCAGCCCAAGGTCGTCAACGGCGCCTCGGACCTGTTCGTCGAGGTGTTCGGCGATGCCGGCCGGCACGCGCGCTCGGCGGTCGGCGTGGCGGCGCTGCCGTTCAATGTCAGCGTCGAGGTCGAGGCGGTCGTCGAGTTCGCCTGA
- a CDS encoding DUF3572 domain-containing protein has product MRSRPTRSRSLSTIEAAREVGLGALGFLAGDPERIGPFLAESGLSPADLRGVAGSTAFHVALLDYLINRQDLLVSYAGEAGIDPGHVVAAREILAHAGIGED; this is encoded by the coding sequence ATGAGAAGCCGCCCTACCCGCTCCCGCTCCCTGTCCACCATCGAGGCCGCCCGCGAGGTTGGCCTCGGCGCGCTCGGCTTTCTCGCCGGCGACCCCGAAAGGATCGGCCCCTTCCTCGCGGAGAGCGGCCTGTCGCCGGCGGATCTGCGCGGCGTGGCAGGCTCGACGGCGTTTCATGTGGCGTTGCTCGACTACCTGATCAACCGCCAGGACCTGCTGGTCTCCTATGCCGGCGAAGCCGGGATCGACCCCGGCCATGTCGTGGCGGCGCGCGAGATCCTCGCCCACGCCGGGATTGGCGAGGACTGA
- the rpmG gene encoding 50S ribosomal protein L33, whose product MAKATTIKIKLVSSADTGFFYVTKKNSRTMTDKLVVKKYDPVAKKHVEFREGKIK is encoded by the coding sequence ATGGCCAAGGCAACGACCATCAAGATCAAGCTCGTGTCGAGCGCCGACACCGGCTTCTTTTACGTGACGAAGAAGAACTCGCGCACCATGACCGACAAGCTGGTCGTCAAGAAGTACGATCCGGTCGCGAAGAAGCACGTCGAGTTCCGCGAAGGCAAGATCAAGTGA